From Oculatellaceae cyanobacterium, a single genomic window includes:
- a CDS encoding DUF2993 domain-containing protein — protein sequence MFGGITGLKDNSGSDWGERMLNTVASKTIRHLFTQSESVEVNVRCFPSSKLLQGSIDNFKMSGRGLVIKRDFRVEEMSFETDAVSIDFSSVVKGQLSLKQPTQAVAQVILSEADLNQSFKAELVTKRLQNLDLPALTDLSGGEPVSFTDVRVLLLPNNQLSIAAQTELPQHGIVPISMTATLDVERRRRISFKKPQFEADAVPESVRDISQKLSVALADILDNMVDLDRFDLDGVMLRINRLETQGDKLVFSGYAQIERVPGSN from the coding sequence ATGTTTGGTGGCATCACTGGTTTAAAAGATAATTCTGGCAGCGATTGGGGAGAGCGTATGCTTAACACCGTTGCCAGCAAGACCATTCGCCACCTGTTTACCCAGAGTGAGTCGGTAGAGGTGAATGTTCGTTGCTTCCCTTCTAGCAAGTTGCTACAGGGCAGCATTGATAACTTTAAAATGAGTGGTCGCGGCTTAGTGATTAAGCGCGATTTTCGGGTTGAGGAGATGTCATTTGAGACAGATGCCGTCTCTATCGACTTTAGCTCAGTGGTAAAGGGTCAGCTTTCCCTCAAGCAACCTACTCAAGCTGTTGCACAGGTGATTTTATCTGAAGCAGATTTAAACCAATCTTTCAAAGCAGAATTGGTAACAAAGCGCCTGCAAAATCTTGATTTACCAGCTTTAACAGACTTATCTGGTGGCGAACCTGTTTCTTTTACAGATGTTCGGGTGCTGTTGTTACCAAATAATCAGTTAAGCATCGCGGCTCAAACTGAACTACCGCAGCATGGAATTGTGCCAATTAGCATGACTGCTACTTTAGATGTAGAAAGACGGCGGCGGATTTCATTTAAAAAACCTCAGTTTGAAGCTGATGCTGTGCCTGAGTCTGTGCGGGATATTTCTCAAAAGTTATCGGTTGCTTTAGCAGATATTTTGGATAATATGGTTGATTTAGATCGTTTTGATCTTGATGGGGTGATGTTACGAATCAACCGCTTGGAAACTCAGGGCGACAAGTTAGTTTTTAGTGGTTACGCGCAAATTGAGCGTGTTCCAGGTAGTAATTGA
- a CDS encoding AAA family ATPase, whose translation MVRKRGLTLGKFAPFHKGHQLLIETALSEMDEVIVVIYDCPETTNVPLNIRSNWLKKLYPNLKIILAWDGPTEVGNTPEIKQKQEDYIINNLKIKAITHFYSSEFYGEHMSVALGAVNRIVDKDRHLVPISGTKIRNNLFKEREYLHPYVYRDLITNVVFLGAPSTGKTTISSQLAQEYNTVWMPEYGREYWENHQINRRLSLEQLVEIADGHLEREEALLEKANKYLFTDTNAITTYIFSQYYHNQVAPQLDRLAQKAVSRYDLVFVCDLDIPYNDTWDRSGDANRQIFQKQIISDLIVRKIPFFLLQGDLKTRVQDVKSILAKYRKYDNLVQLFKIKN comes from the coding sequence ATGGTTAGAAAGCGCGGGCTGACGCTTGGTAAATTTGCACCTTTCCACAAAGGACATCAGTTGTTAATTGAAACAGCCTTATCAGAAATGGATGAGGTAATTGTAGTTATTTACGATTGTCCTGAAACGACTAATGTTCCTCTCAATATCCGTTCTAACTGGCTTAAAAAATTATATCCTAACCTTAAAATAATACTCGCATGGGATGGCCCTACTGAAGTAGGAAATACACCAGAAATTAAGCAAAAGCAAGAAGATTACATTATTAATAATCTCAAAATCAAAGCAATAACCCACTTTTACTCTAGCGAATTTTATGGCGAACACATGAGTGTGGCTTTAGGGGCAGTTAATCGCATTGTAGATAAAGATCGCCATCTAGTGCCTATCTCTGGTACAAAAATCAGAAATAACCTCTTTAAAGAACGTGAGTACTTGCATCCTTACGTTTATCGTGACTTAATTACTAATGTAGTTTTTCTCGGCGCACCTTCTACAGGCAAAACTACAATTTCTTCTCAACTAGCGCAAGAATATAACACAGTTTGGATGCCAGAATATGGGCGAGAGTATTGGGAAAATCATCAAATTAATCGACGATTATCTTTAGAGCAATTAGTAGAAATTGCTGATGGACATCTAGAGCGGGAAGAAGCATTGTTAGAGAAAGCCAATAAATATTTATTTACAGATACCAATGCTATTACTACTTATATTTTTTCTCAATACTATCATAATCAAGTAGCGCCACAATTAGATAGATTAGCCCAAAAAGCAGTTAGTCGTTATGATTTAGTATTTGTTTGCGATTTAGACATTCCTTATAATGATACTTGGGATCGTTCTGGAGATGCAAATAGGCAAATCTTTCAAAAACAAATTATTAGCGACCTCATCGTTCGTAAAATCCCCTTCTTTTTACTACAAGGGGATCTCAAAACTAGGGTACAAGATGTAAAAAGTATTTTAGCGAAATATCGAAAGTATGATAATTTAGTGCAATTATTTAAAATAAAGAATTAA
- the pnuC gene encoding nicotinamide riboside transporter PnuC: MWELFSVNNIAFTVLGYPMSYIEFIGTILYLWSAWLVAQKQILTWPVGIVSVLLYMALFYQIRLYSDTLEQVYYLGTSVYGWWWWSKSNHQIDKAISFRYSSRRNTILFLAITLAISFATGAFMSRIDVILPAFFPEKASFPYLDALTTIMSFTATLLMIQKRVESWYYWIVVDVIGIGLYYVKEVRFIAMLYVILLAIAIKGLISWHQTTQTAPVINEIK, encoded by the coding sequence ATGTGGGAATTGTTTAGTGTAAATAATATTGCCTTTACGGTCTTGGGCTATCCCATGAGCTATATAGAATTTATTGGTACTATTCTATATTTATGGTCAGCATGGCTAGTAGCGCAAAAGCAAATATTAACATGGCCAGTTGGGATTGTAAGCGTGCTACTTTACATGGCGCTGTTTTACCAAATTCGATTATATTCAGATACGCTGGAACAGGTTTATTATTTAGGAACGAGTGTTTATGGCTGGTGGTGGTGGAGTAAATCGAATCATCAGATAGACAAAGCAATTTCTTTCCGATACAGTTCAAGACGTAACACAATTTTATTTTTAGCTATAACATTAGCAATTTCCTTTGCTACTGGTGCTTTCATGAGTCGCATAGATGTAATATTGCCTGCTTTTTTTCCAGAAAAGGCTTCTTTTCCTTATTTAGATGCCTTGACAACAATTATGAGTTTTACTGCGACTTTGCTAATGATTCAAAAACGCGTAGAAAGTTGGTACTACTGGATTGTTGTTGATGTGATTGGAATTGGATTGTATTACGTTAAAGAAGTACGATTTATTGCTATGTTGTATGTTATTTTGTTAGCGATCGCTATTAAGGGTTTAATATCTTGGCATCAGACTACTCAAACAGCACCAGTTATTAATGAAATCAAGTAA
- a CDS encoding Uma2 family endonuclease, producing MTQANLTQAIAVNIPPTLTLSLTHEQFVELAIANRDLQLERTAKGELIVMPPTGGETGNRNSDFSGQLWLWNRQTQLGKTFDSSTGFYLPNGADRSPDAAWVSIERWNVLTKEQQQSFVPLCPDFVMELRSKNDNLEPLRTKMKEYIANGARLGWLIDPKNQRVEIYRQHQDVEVLDHPVTLSGEDVLPGFVLDLSEVWGNS from the coding sequence ATGACACAAGCAAACCTTACTCAAGCCATTGCCGTTAATATCCCACCGACTTTAACACTGTCGCTTACCCATGAGCAGTTTGTTGAATTAGCGATCGCCAATCGAGATTTACAATTAGAACGAACTGCAAAAGGAGAGTTGATTGTTATGCCACCAACAGGAGGCGAGACAGGAAACAGAAACTCTGATTTTTCTGGGCAACTTTGGCTATGGAACCGTCAAACCCAACTGGGTAAAACATTTGATTCTTCCACAGGTTTTTATCTTCCCAATGGTGCGGATCGTTCTCCTGATGCAGCATGGGTAAGTATTGAAAGATGGAACGTACTCACAAAGGAACAGCAACAAAGCTTTGTACCTTTGTGTCCTGATTTCGTCATGGAATTGCGTTCTAAAAACGATAATTTGGAACCTCTACGCACCAAAATGAAGGAGTATATCGCTAATGGTGCAAGACTCGGTTGGTTAATTGATCCTAAAAATCAACGAGTGGAAATTTATCGGCAACATCAAGATGTGGAAGTATTAGATCATCCTGTAACTTTATCAGGGGAAGATGTCTTACCTGGGTTTGTTTTGGATTTAAGCGAAGTTTGGGGCAATAGTTAA
- a CDS encoding MBOAT family protein, translating to MSFVSPIYGLFILIVLGIYWSVRSASFSILPTQSFQLGTIIIVSLFFYATLQIQYIPLLILITVINFALGRIIGDKATLGKQAKNPNISNQDWQQVLARWQEERRLILLLGIAFNVLLLLSFKYIPFFLTTIASVLNLPIAETGANWVSDRLIAPLGISFFTFECIAYLIDVYRGAPASGQLLNFVAYKLFFPKAISGPITRYHYFAEQLKTLQFPSLDWIAEGLWLITCGAIKKALIADNLGRVVDVIWGAGNLERAGSGDLWLATFAYGFQLYLDFSGYVDIARGSAILLGFNLPENFNFPYFTTSIAQFWRRWHITLGDWLRNYLYFPLGGSRQGLQRTCLNLLIIMLVAGIWHGAAWGYVVWGALHGIGLVVHRLTEAISMRYDQARHWWSSWSGAIVGWLITQLMVFITWIFFRLPNLKQSGLVFSHLWGYQADSQFVQKVYREGIGLEPVQLAWLLTLLAMFMAVVYGFHKGLKLQLNWPVKLLLVPVCLFAVWLLAPEGGLPYIYFDF from the coding sequence ATGAGTTTTGTTTCACCTATCTATGGACTATTTATCCTAATTGTTTTAGGAATTTATTGGTCAGTGCGAAGTGCATCATTCAGTATTTTGCCAACACAATCATTCCAACTAGGCACAATCATAATTGTTAGCTTATTTTTTTATGCAACACTACAAATCCAATATATTCCTTTACTAATCCTTATTACTGTAATTAACTTTGCTTTAGGAAGAATCATTGGTGATAAGGCAACCCTAGGAAAACAAGCTAAAAACCCCAACATTTCTAATCAAGATTGGCAGCAAGTACTTGCTCGTTGGCAAGAAGAAAGGCGGTTAATCTTATTGCTTGGTATTGCTTTCAACGTATTGTTATTGTTGAGTTTTAAGTATATACCATTTTTCTTAACAACCATTGCCTCAGTTTTAAATTTACCTATAGCGGAAACTGGTGCAAATTGGGTTAGCGATCGCCTAATTGCTCCTTTAGGAATATCATTCTTCACATTTGAATGTATCGCTTATTTAATTGATGTTTACCGTGGCGCACCTGCTAGCGGACAACTCCTCAATTTTGTAGCATACAAATTATTTTTTCCTAAAGCTATCTCAGGCCCCATTACACGCTATCATTATTTTGCCGAGCAGCTTAAAACCTTACAATTCCCCAGCTTAGATTGGATAGCAGAAGGTCTATGGCTAATAACTTGTGGCGCAATCAAAAAAGCACTTATTGCCGATAATTTAGGTAGAGTTGTCGATGTAATTTGGGGTGCTGGCAACTTAGAAAGAGCAGGTAGCGGAGATTTATGGTTAGCTACTTTCGCTTATGGTTTTCAACTTTATTTAGACTTTAGTGGTTATGTAGATATAGCGCGAGGCAGTGCTATTTTATTAGGATTTAATCTGCCTGAAAATTTCAATTTCCCCTATTTCACCACCAGTATTGCCCAATTTTGGCGGAGATGGCATATAACATTAGGGGATTGGTTAAGAAATTATCTCTATTTTCCTCTCGGTGGTTCCCGTCAGGGGTTGCAGAGAACTTGCCTAAATTTACTAATTATCATGTTAGTTGCTGGTATTTGGCATGGTGCTGCATGGGGCTATGTCGTTTGGGGTGCATTACATGGTATTGGATTAGTAGTTCATCGCCTCACCGAAGCTATATCTATGCGTTATGACCAAGCTAGACATTGGTGGTCAAGTTGGAGTGGTGCGATAGTTGGATGGTTAATTACCCAATTAATGGTTTTCATTACTTGGATATTTTTCCGCTTACCAAATCTCAAACAATCTGGATTAGTATTTTCACATTTATGGGGATACCAAGCTGATAGTCAGTTTGTGCAAAAAGTATATAGAGAAGGAATTGGTTTGGAACCTGTGCAACTAGCTTGGCTATTAACTTTACTAGCTATGTTTATGGCTGTCGTTTATGGTTTTCATAAAGGTTTAAAATTACAGTTAAATTGGCCTGTAAAGCTGCTTTTAGTACCTGTGTGTCTGTTTGCTGTGTGGCTATTGGCTCCTGAAGGTGGTCTACCTTATATTTACTTTGATTTTTAA